GCTTGTAAGATTATACAGAAATTATGAAATAATTGAAATGTAAGTTCTAGCATTAACTGCTTCATACTACACCTTTCCCCTTTCCCCTGAAACTAAAATCTATATACTTAACTTTAGGAACTTCAAAATACGATGCTATCTAATATTAGAGAGTTATTTTACTATATAAAGCCTAATCTATCTTATTTCATCATAGCTTTTATTGCAGTTTTATTTTCAGCCTTAACGATCCTCCTCTTTGGCAGGGGCTTAAGCAATATAATTGATTCTGGCACAGAGCACGATTTTACTACCAAACTATTAGTTGCAATACTTATAGTTTTAGCCATTTCTCTCACTGCATTTACTAGGTTATATTTCATTGGCATTGGCAGCGAGAAAGTTATCGCAAGAATCAGATATGACTTATATAGCAGTATCACTGACTTGCAACCAAGTTTTTTTGAGAACACAGGCGTACAAGATGTTATCTCAGCACTCATTACTGATACCTCTGTGCTGCAATCAATAATAAACAGCAGCTTACTAACCATATTACGAAATTTTGTGATTCTGATTGGTAGTGTTGCCATGTTATTATATACAAATCTACACCTAACCGCATATGCAGCCGCAATAATACCTATACTATTCATTATCATGATCCCACTTGGAAAAAAAGTGCGTAGCTATGCGCGCTTTGCCCAGGATAAATTAAGTGAGCTTGCATCACTTAGTGAGGAAAATTTTCGGTCTATTGTAACTATCAAATCGTTTGTACTCGAAGAAAATGAAAAAACCCGTTTTAAGGAGTATTTAAACTCAGTATCAAAATCATACGTAAAATTAGTATTTTTGCGTGCTATTCTAGTAACTCTAGTTATCACGTGTGTGATAGGTTCACTAGTTGTTTTGCTCTTTTTTGGTATTAAAGAAGTCTTAAACAACAATATAACTATTGGAGAACTATCTTCATTCGTGTTTTATTCAGCGCTCGCAGCAGGAGCTATAAATAATTTTAGCGATAATATCAGTGATTTACAACGAGGTCTTGGAATAGTAGAGCGTTTATTTGAATTTAAAAATATGAAAAGCTCTATAGCAGATGCCGATGATCCTATAAAAATTTGTAGTGTTCAAAAAGGAATTTCGTTTAATGGCGTGAAATTTTTTTATGAATCTCAGTCTGATAAGCCAGCGTTAAATAACGTATCATTTTCTATAAAGGCAGGTCAAGTAGTATCAATTGTTGGACCATCTGGCAGTGGCAAGAGCACCATTTTAAAGCTTTTGCTCCGTTTTCACGATCCAGACAAAGGAAGCATTACTATCGATGGACAGAATATTAAGACAATTGCGCTAAATGACCTAAGATCGTTGTTTGGCTTAGTGCCACAAGATCACATGATATTCTCTTGCTCAATAATAGAAAATATACTATACGGCAAACCGGGTGCTGAATATGAG
The nucleotide sequence above comes from Wolbachia endosymbiont of Oedothorax gibbosus. Encoded proteins:
- a CDS encoding ABC transporter ATP-binding protein; this encodes MLSNIRELFYYIKPNLSYFIIAFIAVLFSALTILLFGRGLSNIIDSGTEHDFTTKLLVAILIVLAISLTAFTRLYFIGIGSEKVIARIRYDLYSSITDLQPSFFENTGVQDVISALITDTSVLQSIINSSLLTILRNFVILIGSVAMLLYTNLHLTAYAAAIIPILFIIMIPLGKKVRSYARFAQDKLSELASLSEENFRSIVTIKSFVLEENEKTRFKEYLNSVSKSYVKLVFLRAILVTLVITCVIGSLVVLLFFGIKEVLNNNITIGELSSFVFYSALAAGAINNFSDNISDLQRGLGIVERLFEFKNMKSSIADADDPIKICSVQKGISFNGVKFFYESQSDKPALNNVSFSIKAGQVVSIVGPSGSGKSTILKLLLRFHDPDKGSITIDGQNIKTIALNDLRSLFGLVPQDHMIFSCSIIENILYGKPGAEYEEVKQAAISAYAMEFIDKLPDKFDTFVGKRGLKLSEGQKQRIIIARAILKNPQVLILDEATSALDYKSENLVQKALSKLMQNRTTIVITHRLSTALKTDKIIVINHGKVEEVGTHDFLMSKEGLYAKLAKIQWN